CCACGACGACTGTCGAATTCGAGGAGGCGATCGGATGTGGAGGCTTCGCTCCTGAGAAATCCCCAGGGGAAGATGAGGTCTTCACCACGGCATCGCCGGTGGAAACGGCGGCGGCCTTGAATGTGGCATCGACTTCAGAGACAGGAGGGGGATTCGACATGATGAGTGTGGACAGTGGGAAGGAGACTGCAGCCTCCGGCAGCCAGAGAGGAGGCCGGAACAAGAGCGGGGCGGGCAAGGACTGGCGGCGGCGAAAGGATACTGGCGGCGGAGCAAATTCCGAGTCAGGCGGCGGCATCAAAGACTACGTGGTGGAATGGATTCAATCGGAAATCAAGAATGAGCGGCCTAACAGTGATTGGATTGCAGCTCCGACTGCTCCTGCAGAGGATTGCTTGCCGAAGCCATTGGGAGGGGGGAGGTCGGAGCGGAagaagcggcggcggcggcgaatgGAGTGGTGGGCCTTGTTGGATGAGGAGAAGTCGAACAAGGAGGAGAAGAGCCGGAGGGCGAGGGAGTGGTGGCGGGAGGAGTTCTGCGAGGAGCTCATGAACAAGCAAAAGTCGAAGAGAAAGACCGAGAAAGGAGAGCAGCAATTGTGGCagaaagatgaggacttggcgtcgccttcggagaggaggaggaggaggaggaggaagagccgGGGCAGCCGGAGCGGTATGGACTGGGGGGCGGAAGGCATCAGTGGGGAGATGAGGACcgcgaggaggaggagaagccaGGAGTGGGCGAGCGGGGACATCCCGAACGGCACGGTGAGCAGCACCCCGAGCATGAGGGGCACCGTCTGTTACGCCGCCCCCGAGTACGGCGGCGGCGGAGCGCTCTCGGAAAAGTGCGACATCTATAGCTTTGGTGTCCTCCTGCTGGTTCTCGTGTCAGGGCGGCGCCCGCTGCAGGTGACGGCGTCGCCCATGTCCGAGTTCGAGAGGGCCAACCTCATCTCGTGGGCGCGGCACCTCGCGCACTTAGGAAGGCTTCTCGATCTCGTCGACCCATCCCTTCGAGCGACGGACGGGGAGCAGGCTCTTCTTTGCATCACGGTCGCCCTCCTCTGCCTTCAGCGGTCTCCGGCTCGCCGGCCGTCAATCAAAGTGATAATTGGAATGCTAACCGGCCAGTCCAAGCCTCCGCACCTCCCATTGGAGTTCTCGCCGTCGTCACCTGGTGGCTTTCCATTCAAATCCAGGAGGAAGGCTCGGTGAGTTGATCAATTTTTATGGGCATTAGTTCTTGTGTTTGTTGTACACCATTCTAAATTTTCCATCTCTTTGGAGCTTGgatgcatgcataaaaattctCATGACAAGATAAGTCTTCAATTCCAATTTTGAGTGCGAGGGAACCTTTTGTCCTGGTAGATTGAAAAGGATCTCGCCTTTGCATACTGTGCCTACCTTTATCCTTCATTTCACCCAAGCTCTTCTGTTTCAAACTTTTGctgttaaaagaaaaaatttcccACAGATACTTCCTTCTAGCAATGACCAGATTCCCTGTAAGCTGATGCAATCAGcgtttcagattttttttttttcaccccTGGTGTTATGCAATCTCGCTTCCCAATTCTATGCTTTTCCAAAAAGGCTCCTGCTTTCTTCCATGTGGTTTGCCTAGTATGTCAGGGTCTTCAGATTTGGCCTGTTATAGGCCTTGTCTTGGCATTCTTGG
The window above is part of the Phoenix dactylifera cultivar Barhee BC4 unplaced genomic scaffold, palm_55x_up_171113_PBpolish2nd_filt_p 001954F, whole genome shotgun sequence genome. Proteins encoded here:
- the LOC103702803 gene encoding receptor-like serine/threonine-protein kinase At2g45590 yields the protein MPSRLPQGTADPPDPTAAAIPHHHHHHHHHHNSHHPILVTVVAAAAVLTFFVLTTALLVMILYRRLARGRAGSTAPADLKAAPPNPLRRFSYSQLRRATASFSPSHKVGQGGFGSVFRGALPSGQEIAVKLMDFGSLQGEREFQNELALAGKMLAMGSSPDRGWVVVPLGYCSSDEKRHSRRWWRRRWMEADEEEEEVVEASATGGGTGRRLLLVYELMHNGSLQDALLDRRCPELMDWDRRFSVALDIARGLHFLHAVCDPPVIHGDIKPSNILLDARLSAKIADFGLARLKAPVTHEPPTAPAANLGEDEVVIEIDLDEAVANDSKSVSNDMKKEPAVGGGEDDASIMGETAESTTTTVEFEEAIGCGGFAPEKSPGEDEVFTTASPVETAAALNVASTSETGGGFDMMSVDSGKETAASGSQRGGRNKSGAGKDWRRRKDTGGGANSESGGGIKDYVVEWIQSEIKNERPNSDWIAAPTAPAEDCLPKPLGGGRSERKKRRRRRMEWWALLDEEKSNKEEKSRRAREWWREEFCEELMNKQKSKRKTEKGEQQLWQKDEDLASPSERRRRRRRKSRGSRSGMDWGAEGISGEMRTARRRRSQEWASGDIPNGTVSSTPSMRGTVCYAAPEYGGGGALSEKCDIYSFGVLLLVLVSGRRPLQVTASPMSEFERANLISWARHLAHLGRLLDLVDPSLRATDGEQALLCITVALLCLQRSPARRPSIKVIIGMLTGQSKPPHLPLEFSPSSPGGFPFKSRRKAR